In a genomic window of Pristis pectinata isolate sPriPec2 chromosome 32, sPriPec2.1.pri, whole genome shotgun sequence:
- the LOC127585173 gene encoding neuronal acetylcholine receptor subunit beta-4-like, with product MASVLYLCLLTVATSAYGAEVEEKLMNHLLNPERYNKLIRPAKNNTELVSIVFQVSLAQLINVNEREQIMTTNVWLKQEWVDYRLRWDPEEFEGINKLRINSKLIWLPDIVLYNNADGTYEVSLYTNAIIWCNGSIYWLPPAIYKSACKIEVKHFPFDQQNCTMKFRSWTYDHTEIDMIPKTDSASMDDFTPSGEWDIVSLPGRRNTNPMDPAYVDVTYDFIIKRKPLFYTINLIIPCILITSLAILVFYLPSDCGEKMTLCISVLLALTVFLLLISKIVPPTSLDVPLIGKYLMFTMVLVTFSIVTSVCVLNIHHRSPSTHTMPQWVKTIFLERLPALLFIKRPQNNCNKQKMSQHRKNNVCSAHMNPEENNKNSTFFINPTSTKVYDLNVIEAPDGFGCHQDVRLRTSTKHSLELQEAIEGVKFIADHVKSDDENQSVNEDWKYVAMVVDRLFLWIFIVVCILGTIGLFLQPFCQPHHH from the exons ATGGCTTCAGTGCTCTATCTCTGCCTGCTAACTGTTGCAACAA gtGCCTATGGTGCAGAGGTTGAAGAGAAGCTAATGAATCATCTCCTGAACCCTGAGAGATACAATAAGCTGATCCGACCAGCCAAGAACAACACTGAGCTGGTCTCTATTGTCTTTCAGGTCTCACTGGCACAGCTCATCAATGTG AATGAACGTGAACAGATAATGACAACAAACGTTTGGTTAAAACAG GAATGGGTGGATTACCGGCtcagatgggaccctgaggaatTTGAAGGGATCAACAAGCTCCGGATCAACTCCAAGCTCATCTGGCTCCCAGACATCGTACTGTACAACAA CGCTGATGGAACCTATGAAGTCTCCCTGTACACCAATGCCATCATCTGGTGCAATGGAAGCATCTATTGGTTGCCACCTGCCATCTACAAGAGTGCCTGCAAAATTGAAGTGAAGCATTTCCCTTTTGACCAGCAAAATTGCACCATGAAATTCAGGTCGTGGACCTATGACCACACGGAAATTGACATGATTCCCAAAACAGATAGTGCAAGCATGGATGATTTCACACCCAGCGGGGAGTGGGACATAGTGTCACTTCCAGGGAGAAGGAACACAAATCCAATGGACCCAGCTTATGTAGACGTGACGTATGACTTCATCATTAAGAGGAAACCCCTCTTTTACACCATCAACCTGATTATACCGTGTATACTCATAACCTCACTCGCCATTCTGGTGTTTTACCTACCATCAGACTGTGGCGAGAAGATGACTCTGTGTATTTCGGTTTTACTGGCTCTcactgtgtttctgttgttgatcTCCAAGATTGTCCCTCCAACTTCCTTAGATGTTCCACTGATTGGGAAGTATCTCATGTTCACCATGGTCCTGGTGACATTTTCTATAGTGACCAGTGTCTGTGTACTAAACATTCACCACCGTTCCCCCAGCACCCACACCATGCCCCAATGGGTGAAGACCATATTCCTGGAGAGGCTTCCAGCCCTGCTGTTCATAAAAAGGCCTCAAAACAATTGCAATAAACAAAAGATGTCCCAACACAGGAAGAACAACGTCTGCAGTGCTCACATGAATCCAGAAGAGAACAACAAAAACTCCACCTTCTTTATAAACCCAACATCTACCAAAGTCTATGACTTGAATGTAATAGAGGCACCTGATGGGTTTGGCTGCCATCAAGACGTGAGACTAAGAACTTCCACAAAACACTCACTGGAGCTGCAGGAAGCCATCGAAGGGGTGAAATTCATTGCGGATCACGTGAAAAGTGACGATGAGAATCAGAGT GTAAATGAAGACTGGAAATACGTAGCCATGGTAGTGGACCGACTGTTCCTCTGGATTTTTATCGTGGTTTGCATTTTGGGGACAATTGGATTATTTCTGCAACCGTTTTGCCAACCACACCATCACTGA